Proteins encoded together in one Pseudomonas sp. ADAK13 window:
- a CDS encoding ATP-binding protein — translation MSNLNDQAMHFGPYRIHPRQRVVLEGAQPLRLGRRAVDILLVLLEHAGQVVSKQELIARVWPKTVVEDGNLRVHMAALRKALGDGQAGQRYIVTVAQRGYSFVAPLSIEPTALEGDSAGGHPGHNLPLRRTRMLGRQALIESLVHQLPRHRFITLTGAGGIGKTTVALRVAELLIGRYRDGIRLLDLAPLSQPSMIVPNLAALLELPPPSHEPLASLAGLLRERQMLLVIDNCEHLLDDIALISETLLRNAPHLHILTTSREALRAEGEFVQRLEPLACPPATGDRAAAMAYPALQLLVERALSCWDGFELSDSELPLAIDICRRLDGIPLAIELVAAQIKRFGLQGLRVQMEDNFRLLTRGRRSALPRHQTLRATLEWSFDLLTACEQVCLRRLAVFRGGFTLESAAAVIGGEHIAPTEVLGSITQLVAKSLLNVEVGDEAVAYRLLDITRTYALEKLSAACELEASRERHAARCLTLMNQAQADWEQVSTRQWLDRYAGCREDVRAALDWGLSQNGAPLLAIRLTVSAMPLWQELSLLTEHGLYVGKALALLQQSAAPCAHLHLQLQLALGSFSYHTQGATPQTINAFVQARQLAEGSHNVAGQLRAVSGHMAVNLCNGNYRQALRQSLHFDRLDPNAQPLLALSAQRLRVLAQHFSGNQALARHNAEQVMQRMAHSGHLNRFTHGFGVQYDQSVASLTVLARILWLQGFPERAWRTARQALELALQINHGTSICYTLALAGVVIAHYNGDDGAARSMLELLSQQARKHSVLLFDTWARHYAHALDGLVHEEHVEGLGLIKDIVATLHTRDVDEACFERARQGDAGWCTAEILRVRAESLLHQADSPPVQAAESLLLEALGLAHQQGALAWELRSALSLARLWHREGRHAAARDLLQAVHGRFTEGFSTPDLVSVRRLLDELHHKLPA, via the coding sequence ATGAGCAACCTCAACGACCAGGCCATGCATTTCGGCCCCTACCGGATTCACCCGCGCCAGCGCGTGGTGCTGGAAGGTGCCCAGCCATTGCGCCTGGGCCGTCGGGCGGTCGATATCCTGCTGGTTTTGCTGGAGCACGCCGGCCAGGTGGTGAGCAAACAGGAGCTGATCGCCCGGGTCTGGCCCAAGACCGTGGTGGAGGACGGCAACCTGCGGGTGCACATGGCGGCCCTGCGCAAGGCCCTGGGCGACGGCCAGGCCGGGCAGCGCTATATCGTCACCGTGGCCCAGCGCGGCTACAGTTTCGTGGCGCCCCTGAGTATCGAACCCACGGCGCTGGAAGGCGACAGCGCGGGGGGCCATCCCGGGCACAACCTGCCGCTGCGCCGCACTCGGATGCTGGGACGCCAGGCCCTGATCGAAAGCCTGGTGCACCAGTTGCCTCGGCACCGCTTCATCACCCTCACGGGTGCAGGCGGTATCGGCAAGACCACCGTCGCCCTGCGGGTGGCGGAATTGCTGATCGGACGTTACCGCGACGGCATTCGCCTGCTGGACCTCGCCCCCCTGAGCCAGCCTTCGATGATCGTGCCCAATCTGGCAGCCCTGCTGGAGCTCCCGCCACCGAGTCACGAGCCGCTGGCCAGCCTGGCGGGCCTGCTGCGCGAGCGCCAGATGCTGTTGGTGATCGACAACTGCGAGCACCTGCTCGACGATATTGCGCTGATCAGTGAAACCCTGCTGCGCAATGCCCCCCATCTGCACATTTTGACCACCAGCCGCGAAGCACTGCGCGCAGAAGGAGAGTTCGTACAACGCCTGGAGCCTTTGGCATGCCCACCGGCCACTGGCGACCGCGCCGCAGCCATGGCGTATCCCGCGCTGCAATTGCTGGTAGAACGGGCACTGTCGTGCTGGGACGGCTTTGAACTGAGTGACAGCGAACTGCCCCTGGCCATCGATATCTGCCGACGCCTGGACGGCATTCCCTTGGCGATCGAGCTGGTGGCGGCGCAAATCAAACGCTTTGGCCTGCAGGGCTTGCGGGTGCAGATGGAGGATAACTTTCGCCTGTTGACCCGCGGCCGACGCAGCGCCCTGCCCCGGCACCAGACCCTGCGCGCCACCCTGGAGTGGAGCTTCGACCTGCTGACCGCTTGCGAGCAGGTATGCCTGCGGCGCCTCGCAGTGTTCCGGGGCGGCTTCACCCTGGAATCAGCGGCGGCGGTGATAGGCGGTGAGCACATTGCGCCGACGGAGGTGCTGGGTTCAATCACGCAGTTGGTGGCCAAGTCCTTGCTCAACGTTGAGGTGGGCGATGAAGCGGTGGCCTATCGGCTGCTGGACATCACCCGGACCTACGCCCTGGAGAAACTCAGCGCTGCCTGCGAGCTGGAGGCCAGCCGTGAGCGACACGCCGCCCGGTGCCTGACACTGATGAATCAGGCGCAAGCCGACTGGGAACAAGTGTCCACCCGGCAGTGGCTCGACCGTTATGCAGGCTGTCGCGAAGATGTGCGTGCCGCCCTCGACTGGGGGTTGAGCCAGAACGGCGCGCCGCTGCTGGCCATCCGTTTGACGGTCAGCGCGATGCCGTTGTGGCAGGAGTTGTCGCTGCTCACCGAGCATGGTTTGTACGTAGGCAAAGCCCTGGCCCTGCTTCAGCAATCGGCTGCTCCCTGCGCGCACTTGCACCTGCAACTGCAATTGGCCCTGGGCAGCTTTTCCTATCACACCCAGGGCGCAACCCCACAGACCATCAACGCGTTCGTGCAGGCACGGCAGCTGGCCGAAGGCAGCCACAATGTCGCCGGCCAACTCAGGGCCGTGTCCGGCCATATGGCGGTCAACCTGTGCAACGGCAACTACCGCCAGGCCCTGCGCCAAAGCCTGCATTTCGACCGCCTGGACCCCAACGCCCAACCGCTGCTGGCCTTGAGCGCACAGCGCCTGCGGGTGCTGGCGCAACATTTTTCCGGCAACCAGGCCCTGGCGCGGCACAACGCCGAACAGGTGATGCAGCGTATGGCCCACAGCGGCCACCTCAATCGGTTTACCCATGGATTTGGCGTGCAATACGACCAGAGCGTGGCGTCGCTGACGGTACTGGCACGCATCCTCTGGCTCCAGGGGTTCCCGGAGCGCGCCTGGCGCACTGCCCGCCAGGCGCTGGAGCTGGCGCTGCAAATCAATCACGGCACCTCGATCTGCTACACACTGGCCCTCGCGGGTGTCGTCATCGCCCACTACAACGGCGACGACGGGGCCGCCCGATCAATGCTGGAGCTGTTGTCACAGCAGGCGCGCAAGCATTCGGTGCTGCTGTTCGACACCTGGGCCAGGCACTACGCCCACGCACTGGACGGCCTGGTGCACGAGGAGCACGTCGAAGGCCTGGGCCTGATCAAGGACATCGTCGCGACCCTGCACACTCGGGACGTGGATGAGGCCTGCTTCGAACGAGCCAGGCAAGGCGATGCGGGTTGGTGCACCGCGGAGATTCTGCGGGTGCGGGCCGAATCCCTGCTGCACCAGGCTGACTCGCCCCCGGTGCAGGCGGCTGAAAGCCTGTTGCTGGAAGCGCTGGGGCTGGCGCATCAGCAGGGAGCCTTGGCCTGGGAACTGCGAAGCGCCCTGTCACTGGCCCGGCTATGGCATCGCGAGGGCCGGCACGCCGCCGCGCGCGACCTGTTGCAAGCCGTTCATGGGCGCTTTACCGAAGGGTTTTCCACGCCGGACCTAGTGAGCGTGCGCCGCCTGCTCGACGAACTGCACCACAAACTGCCGGCTTGA
- a CDS encoding amidohydrolase, producing the protein MNADLILFNGQFHTVDRENPRATAVAIHQGRFVAVGTDGEAMALRGSGTQVIDLKGRTVIPGLNDSHLHLIRGGLNYNLELRWEGVPSLADALRMLKDQADRTPTPQWVRVVGGWNEFQFAEKRMPTLDELNQAAPDTPVFVLHLYDRALLNRAALRVAGYTKDTPNPPGGEIVRDSNGNPTGMLVARPNAMILYATLAKGPKLPLEYQVNSTRQFMRELNRLGLTSAIDAGGGFQNYPDDYAVIEQLAKDEQLTVRIAYNLFTQKPKEELSDFKNWTGSVTLHQGDDYLRHNGAGEMLVFSAADFEDFLEPRPDLPLTMEQELEPVVRHLVEQRWPFRLHATYNESISRMLDVFEKVNRDIPFNGLPWFFDHAETITPQNIERVRALGGGIAIQDRMAFQGEYFVERYGAKAAEATPPIKRMLAEGVPVGAGTDATRVSSYNPWTSLYWMVSGRTVGGLELHAEGLPRLTALELFTHGSAWFSSEQGKKGQIKVGQLADVAALSADFFSVDEEAIKWIESVLTVVGGKVVYGAGDFEHFAPPSVPVLPDWSPVVKVPGHWRPTSTLQAQVHQCSGPCGVHSHSHERARLSSVPVSDFQGFWGAFGCSCFAF; encoded by the coding sequence ATGAACGCTGATCTGATTCTGTTCAATGGCCAGTTCCACACCGTGGACCGTGAAAACCCCCGCGCCACCGCAGTCGCTATCCACCAGGGGCGCTTTGTCGCGGTTGGCACCGACGGCGAAGCCATGGCCCTGCGGGGCAGTGGCACCCAGGTCATCGACCTCAAGGGCCGCACCGTCATCCCCGGCCTCAACGACTCGCACCTGCACCTGATCCGTGGCGGCCTGAACTACAACCTTGAACTGCGCTGGGAAGGCGTGCCGTCCCTGGCCGATGCCCTGCGCATGCTCAAGGACCAGGCCGACCGCACGCCCACGCCGCAGTGGGTGAGGGTGGTGGGCGGCTGGAACGAATTCCAGTTCGCCGAAAAACGCATGCCCACCCTCGACGAACTCAACCAGGCCGCCCCCGATACGCCGGTGTTCGTGTTGCACCTGTATGACCGTGCCTTGCTCAACCGCGCCGCCCTGCGCGTGGCCGGCTACACCAAGGACACACCGAACCCGCCCGGCGGCGAGATTGTGCGCGACAGCAACGGCAACCCCACCGGCATGCTGGTGGCGCGGCCCAACGCGATGATTCTCTACGCGACCCTGGCCAAGGGCCCGAAACTGCCCCTGGAATACCAGGTGAACTCCACCCGCCAGTTCATGCGTGAACTCAACCGCCTGGGGCTGACCAGCGCCATCGACGCCGGCGGCGGTTTCCAGAACTACCCCGATGACTACGCGGTGATCGAGCAGTTGGCCAAGGACGAGCAACTGACCGTGCGCATCGCCTACAACCTGTTCACCCAGAAGCCCAAGGAAGAACTCAGCGACTTCAAGAACTGGACCGGCAGCGTGACCCTGCACCAGGGCGACGACTACCTGCGCCACAACGGCGCCGGCGAGATGCTGGTGTTCTCGGCGGCCGACTTCGAAGACTTCCTTGAACCGCGCCCGGACCTGCCGCTGACCATGGAGCAGGAACTGGAACCGGTGGTGCGCCACCTGGTGGAACAGCGCTGGCCGTTCCGCCTGCACGCCACCTACAACGAATCGATCTCGCGCATGCTCGACGTGTTCGAGAAGGTCAACCGCGACATCCCGTTCAACGGCCTGCCGTGGTTCTTCGATCACGCCGAAACCATCACCCCGCAGAACATCGAGCGGGTGCGGGCGTTGGGCGGCGGCATCGCGATCCAGGACCGCATGGCGTTCCAGGGTGAGTACTTTGTGGAGCGCTACGGCGCCAAGGCGGCCGAGGCCACGCCGCCGATCAAGCGCATGCTCGCCGAGGGCGTGCCGGTGGGCGCCGGCACCGACGCCACCCGGGTGTCGAGCTACAACCCCTGGACCTCGCTGTACTGGATGGTCAGCGGCCGCACCGTCGGTGGCCTGGAGCTGCACGCCGAAGGCTTGCCCCGCCTGACCGCCCTGGAACTGTTCACCCACGGCAGCGCCTGGTTCTCGTCGGAGCAGGGCAAGAAGGGCCAGATCAAGGTCGGCCAGCTGGCGGACGTGGCGGCCCTGTCGGCGGACTTCTTCAGTGTCGACGAAGAAGCCATCAAGTGGATCGAATCGGTATTGACCGTGGTCGGCGGCAAGGTGGTGTACGGCGCCGGCGACTTTGAACATTTTGCGCCACCCAGCGTGCCGGTGCTGCCGGACTGGTCGCCGGTGGTCAAGGTACCGGGCCACTGGCGCCCGACCTCAACGCTGCAGGCCCAGGTGCACCAGTGCAGCGGCCCGTGTGGCGTGCATTCCCATAGCCATGAACGGGCGCGTCTCTCGAGCGTACCGGTCAGCGACTTCCAGGGTTTCTGGGGCGCGTTTGGCTGCTCGTGTTTTGCCTTCTGA
- a CDS encoding helix-turn-helix domain-containing protein encodes MARLEQIAPDRHAHASATGGLCTRRERMVKQLILANLGESLEVTELARACALSRSHFSRAFKCTTGLSPQEWIRQQRIQRAKELIISSGLSLTQISQECGFCDQAHFCHIFSRSEGVNPMTWRNHQLRVIAA; translated from the coding sequence ATGGCCCGACTTGAGCAAATCGCACCTGACCGGCACGCGCACGCCTCCGCTACCGGCGGCCTGTGTACCCGCCGCGAACGCATGGTCAAACAGCTGATCCTGGCGAACCTTGGGGAAAGCCTGGAGGTCACCGAACTGGCCCGCGCCTGCGCCCTGTCCCGCAGCCACTTCTCTCGCGCCTTTAAGTGCACCACGGGCCTCTCGCCCCAGGAATGGATTCGGCAACAACGTATCCAGCGGGCCAAGGAGCTGATCATCAGCTCTGGCTTGAGCCTGACCCAAATCAGCCAGGAATGCGGATTTTGCGACCAGGCACACTTCTGCCACATATTCAGCCGCAGCGAAGGCGTGAACCCGATGACCTGGCGTAACCACCAACTTCGCGTGATCGCCGCCTAG
- a CDS encoding antibiotic biosynthesis monooxygenase, with protein MDSATQQGGPDEVVTLVVKHRIKPGREADYEAWLRRIVRIAGERPGHLGVDVVRSKQGGLALFTCVLRYRSTDDLERWLDSPQRLALINEAAPMLADGDQTEVGAVNEFWFSPQADAAAKPPRWKQAVVTLLVILPLTLLVPIIWGPVLRLHPFLSNYIVATFLVTVTIVVLVVYLLMPAATRLFAPWLEASVKETL; from the coding sequence ATGGACTCAGCAACGCAGCAAGGCGGGCCGGACGAGGTGGTCACCCTGGTGGTCAAACACCGCATCAAACCTGGCCGCGAAGCCGACTATGAAGCCTGGCTACGGCGCATCGTGCGTATCGCCGGCGAGCGCCCGGGCCACCTCGGCGTCGACGTGGTGCGCAGCAAGCAGGGCGGCCTCGCGCTGTTCACCTGCGTGCTGCGTTACCGCTCCACCGATGACCTGGAGCGCTGGCTCGATTCGCCGCAGCGCCTGGCGTTGATCAACGAAGCCGCACCGATGTTGGCCGATGGCGACCAGACCGAAGTCGGCGCGGTGAACGAGTTCTGGTTCTCGCCCCAGGCCGATGCCGCTGCCAAGCCGCCGCGCTGGAAACAGGCGGTGGTCACGCTGCTGGTGATCCTGCCGCTGACGCTGCTGGTGCCGATCATCTGGGGCCCGGTCTTGCGGCTGCATCCGTTCCTGTCCAACTACATCGTTGCCACCTTTCTGGTCACCGTGACCATCGTCGTACTGGTGGTGTACCTGCTGATGCCGGCGGCCACCCGCCTGTTCGCTCCCTGGCTTGAAGCCTCTGTAAAGGAAACCCTATGA
- a CDS encoding LysR family transcriptional regulator, translated as MNRNDLRRVDMNLLVIFEALMFEKNLTRVAEKLFMGQPAVSAALGRLRDLFDDPLLLRNGRGMEPTPRAVAILKELQPAMDIISGAVSRAKDFDPSTSCAVFRIGLSDDAEFGLFPLLLSQLREEAPGIIVVVRRANYLLMSALLASGEISVGVSYTTELPANAKRKKLRDIPCKVLRGDDRPEPLTLDDYCSRPHAMVSFSGDLSGNIDLDLARIGRARRVVLAVPQFSGLRALLAGSEMIATVPDYAACALTQGSALRAEDPPFAIDAAELSMVWSGVHDNDPAERWLRSRIGEHMSRAL; from the coding sequence ATGAATCGCAACGACTTGCGCCGTGTCGACATGAACCTGCTGGTGATTTTCGAGGCCCTGATGTTCGAAAAGAACCTGACCCGGGTGGCCGAAAAACTCTTCATGGGCCAGCCGGCAGTGAGTGCGGCCCTGGGCCGGTTGCGCGACCTGTTCGATGACCCGCTGCTGCTGCGCAATGGGCGCGGCATGGAGCCCACGCCACGGGCCGTGGCGATCCTCAAGGAGTTGCAACCGGCCATGGACATCATTTCCGGCGCGGTCAGTCGCGCCAAGGACTTCGACCCTTCCACCAGTTGCGCGGTGTTTCGCATAGGGCTGTCGGATGACGCCGAGTTCGGGTTGTTTCCCCTGTTGCTCAGCCAGCTGCGCGAAGAGGCACCGGGGATCATCGTGGTCGTGCGGCGTGCGAATTACTTGCTGATGTCGGCGTTGTTGGCCAGTGGTGAGATCTCCGTGGGGGTCAGCTACACCACCGAGCTGCCGGCCAACGCCAAGCGCAAGAAGCTGCGGGATATTCCGTGCAAGGTCCTGCGGGGCGACGATCGGCCTGAGCCGTTGACCCTGGATGACTACTGTTCACGGCCCCATGCCATGGTTTCGTTTTCCGGTGACCTGAGCGGCAATATCGACCTGGACCTGGCACGGATTGGCCGGGCCCGGCGAGTCGTGTTGGCGGTGCCGCAATTCAGTGGGTTGCGGGCCCTGCTGGCCGGCAGTGAGATGATTGCGACGGTGCCCGATTATGCCGCGTGCGCATTGACGCAAGGCAGTGCATTAAGGGCCGAGGACCCGCCATTCGCCATCGATGCTGCAGAGCTGTCGATGGTGTGGAGTGGGGTGCACGACAACGATCCGGCGGAGCGCTGGTTGCGATCACGCATTGGCGAACACATGTCCCGGGCGCTTTAA